A genomic segment from Capra hircus breed San Clemente chromosome 7, ASM170441v1, whole genome shotgun sequence encodes:
- the PGLYRP2 gene encoding N-acetylmuramoyl-L-alanine amidase — MSFGNWKPTVVVQGILWILYGLLLQPEPGTATLPLLMDSVIQALAELEQKAPATEAGHSVAAWLLSAQGSGTHSPLHHFLLEGKRLNITELDPPLLSPELRGLMGEVARHSMQDGKEYGVVLAPDGSTVAVEPLLAGLWAGLQGHRIVNLSLESTATPPDAGVTFPDLGNSSPGLSDASPDVTSVDVRPVSPNVSTKDLDVGATSPAVRPGSPDVQASSPDTKAKLPTAVDSLLVVTLAGDLGLNFLQGPQTWNHSGLGAEGCWDQLSVPRTFTLLDPEASPLTTAFLNGALDGVLLGDYLSRTPEPRPALSHLLSQYYGAGVAGDPGFRSNFRRHNGAALTSAPTLTQQVWGALILLQRLEPAHPHLQGMSQEELAQVATHATKEFTEAFLGCPAIHPRCRWGAAPYQGLPTLLKLPLGFLYVHHTYLPAPPCTSFESCAADMRSMQRFHQQTRGWADIGYSFVVGSDGYVYEGRGWHWVGAHTLGHNSRGFGVAFIGNYTGVLPSEAALRAVRDELPRCAIRAGLLRPDYALLGHRQLVRTECPGDLLFNLLRTWPRFDKDVKPRTARRASSISKRRPPPTILLSTDLQ, encoded by the exons ATGTCCTTTGGAAACTGGAAGCCCACAGTGGTGGTCCAGGGTATACTCTGGATCCTGTATGGATTGCTGCTGCAGCCGGAGCCAGGGACAG CGaccctgcccctgctcatggaCTCTGTCATCCAGGCCCTGGCTGAGCTGGAGCAGAAGGCACCAGCCACTGAGGCTGGCCATAGTGTCGCTGCATGGCTGCTGTCAGCCCAGGGCTCTGGTACCCACAGTCCCCTCCATCACTTCCTGCTGGAGGGGAAGCGTCTCAACATCACAGAGCTGGATCCTCCTTTGCTGAGCCCAGAGCTTCGAGGCCTGATGGGAGAGGTGGCGAGACACAGCATGCAGGATGGGAAGGAATATGGGGTGGTACTAGCACCCGATGGCTCGACTGTGGCTGTGGAGCCTCTTCTGGCAGGGCTTTGGGCAGGCCTTCAGGGACACAGAATCGTAAACCTCTCCTTAGAGAGCACGGCCACCCCTCCGGATGCTGGAGTCACCTTTCCAGACCTTGGCAACAGCTCCCCAGGGCTCAGCGATGCCTCTCCTGATGTCACCTCTGTGGATGTCAGACCTGTGTCTCCAAATGTTAGCACCAAAGATCTAGATGTCGGAGCCACCTCTCCAGCAGTTAGACCTGGCTCTCCAGATGTCCAAGCCTCCTCTCCAGATACCAAGGCCAAGTTACCAACCGCTGTGGACAGCCTCCTCGTGGTCACCCTGGCTGGGGACCTGGGCCTGAACTTCCTCCAGGGCCCTCAGACCTGGAATCATTCTGGACTGGGAGCTGAGGGATGCTGGGACCAGCTCTCTGTTCCCAGGACCTTCACGCTCCTGGATCCTGAGGCATCACCCCTCACCACGGCCTTCCTCAACGGTGCCCTGGACGGAGTCCTCCTTGGAGACTATCTGAGCCGGACCCCTGAGCCCCGGCCAGCCCTCAGTCACCTGCTGAGCCAGTACTATGGAGCCGGGGTAGCCGGAGACCCAGGATTTCGGAGCAACTTCCGACGGCACAACGGAGCTGCTCTGACTTCGGCCCCCACCCTGACCCAGCAAGTATGGGGGGCCCTCATCCTGCTACAGAGACTAGAGCCAGCACACCCTCATCTACAGGGCATGAGCCAAGAAGAGCTCGCACAGGTGGCCACCCATGCTACCAAGGAGTTCACTGAGGCTTTCCTAG GGTGTCCAGCAATCCACCCGCGTTGCCGCTGGGGTGCCGCACCGTACCAGGGTCTCCCGACGCTGCTGAAGCTGCCGCTCGGGTTCTTGTATGTGCACCACACGTACTTGCCCGCGCCACCCTGCACCAGCTTTGAGAGCTGCGCCGCAGACATGCGCTCTATGCAACGTTTCCACCAGCAGACACGCGGCTGGGCGGACATAGGATACAG TTTCGTGGTGGGCTCAGACGGCTACGTGTACGAGGGCCGCGGATGGCACTGGGTGGGTGCGCACACACTCGGCCACAACTCCCGCGGCTTCGGCGTGGCCTTTATAGGCAACTACACCGGGGTGCTGCCCTCAGAGGCCGCGCTGCGAGCGGTGCGAGACGAGCTCCCGCGCTGCGCTATACGCGCCGGCCTCCTGAGGCCAGACTATGCGCTGCTAGGCCACCGGCAGCTCGTGCGCACTGAGTGCCCTGGCGACCTGCTCTTCAACCTGCTGCGCACCTGGCCGCGCTTCGACAAG GACGTGAAACCAAGAACTGCCAGGAGGGCCTCCAGCATATCCAAGAGAAGACCACCTCCAACAATACTGCTATCCACTGACCTCCAATAA
- the RASAL3 gene encoding RAS protein activator like-3, protein MDPPSPSQASQTQPAAPSPLTSYRWHSGGGGEKGAGGFRWGRLAGWGRAQSHQETTASSQPAPRSLFRRVLSAPAKESRTSRLKISKSLWGKNKSPPLDSEPEPENPEPAPELEPLAAQIPEAPTPDVPVWNIEAFTLLDGKLVLLGNEEEGPRQPRIGSASSESSIQVALGNLKDPDRTPGKTEPEAAGPHQIHNVRGLLKRLKEKKKAKSELGASASRDGPPSALGSRESLATISELDLGAERDVRVWPLHRSLLEEPHCFQVTWAGGSRCFSCRSAAERDRWIEDLRRHFQPSQDNVEREETWLSVWVHEVKGLPRAAAAAAPGVRAELWLDGALLARTTPRAGPGQLFWAERFHFEALPPARRLSLRLRGAGPGDAVLGRVALALEELSVPRAPAAGLERWFPLLGAPAGAALRARIRARRLRVLPSERYKELAEFLTFHYARLCGALELALSAQAKEELAAAMVRVLRATGRAQALVTDLGTAELARSGGREALLFRENTLATKAIDEYMKLVAQDYLQETLGQVVRRLCASTEDCEVDPSKCPASDLPQHQSRLRNSCKEVFENIIHSYNWFPAELGTVFSGWREACKARGSEALGPRLVCASLFLRLLCPAILSPSLFGLASEHPAPGPARTLTLIAKVIQNLANRAPFGEKEAYMSFMNSFLEDHGPAMQHFLDQVAMVDADTAPSGYQGSSDLALQLAVLHAQLCTIFAELDQATRDNLEPLPTILHAIEEGRPVPVTVPMCFPAPHTQGHSSISAGEKPGFLAPRDLPKHTPLISKSQSLRSVHGAGSWARPRLEEEQPPRLPRPVQRTQSVPAGRPARRRPSAGPRPRPKGSLQAGPAPRGRPWTGASASLPRKPSVPWQRQMDQPRDKDQALGTHRPVGKLAELQCEVAALRQDLKMLSGLVESLSTHIRSLSEQQEQLRTQLQLLDSRLREGTVKLDPGRDPSTNESHRLKSLECRLAEIESTQAQLKDTIQNLQLLPRTSESQSQPLPLKAPCINGDTT, encoded by the exons ATGGACCCACCTTCACCAAGCCAGGCCTCCCAAACCCAGCCTGCAGCCCCATCCCCTCTAACCTCCTACCGCTGGCACtcagggggtggtggggagaaggGAGCTGGGGGGTTCCGCTGGGGCCGCCTTGCAGGATGGGGGAGGGCACAGAGCCACCAGGAGACCACGGCCAGCAGCCAGCCAGCCCCGCGCTCGCTGTTTCGTCGCGTCCTCTCTGCACCCGCCAAGGAGTCACGCACGAGCCGCCTGAAAATATCCAAGAGCCTCTGGGGGAAAAACAAGAGCCCACCGCTGGATTCAGAGCCGGAGCCAGAAAACCCAG AGCCTGCGCCGGAGCTGGAGCCCCTGGCCGCACAGATCCCAGAGGCTCCCACCCCCGATGTCCCCGTCTGGAACATTGAAGCCTTCACACTACTTGATGGGAAGCTGGTGCTGCTTGGGAATGAAGAGGAG GGTCCTCGCCAGCCCCGGATTGGGAGCGCTAGCTCTGAGAGCAGCATCCAAGTGGCCTTGGGGAATCTCAAGGATCCAG ATCGGACccctggaaagacagagccagAGGCTGCTGGCCCCCACCAGATCCACAATGTTCGC GGGCTGCTGAAGCggttgaaagagaagaaaaaggccaAGTCAGAGCTAGGAGCCAGTGCTTCCCGAGATGG GCCCCCCAGTGCTCTGGGCTCCCGGGAATCGCTGGCCACGATTTCCGAACTGGACCTCGGAGCCGAGCGGGACGTCCGGGTCTGGCCACTGCACCGcagcctgctggaggagccccacTGCTTCCAG GTAACATGGGCAGGCGGGAGTCGCTGCTTCTCCTGTCGCTCGGCTGCCGAGAGAGACCGCTGGATCGAGGACCTTCGTCGCCACTTCCAGCCTAGTCAG GACAACGTGGAGCGGGAAGAGACGTGGCTGAGCGTGTGGGTGCACGAAGTGAAGGGGCTgccccgggcggcggcggcggcggcgccagGAGTGCGCGCGGAGCTGTGGCTGGACGGAGCGCTGCTGGCGCGCACGACTCCGCGGGCCGGCCCGGGCCAGCTCTTCTGGGCAGAACGCTTCCATTTTGAGGCGCTGCCGCCAGCGCGTCGCCTGTCCCTGCGACTACGCGGAGCGGGCCCCGGGGACGCGGTGCTGGGCCGAGTGGCCTTGGCGCTGGAAGAGCTGAGCGTCCCCCGGGCGCCCGCCGCGGGTCTGGAGCGTTGGTTCCCGCTGCTCGGGGCGCCAGCCGGCGCGGCGCTGCGGGCACGAATCCGGGCGCGGCGCCTGCGAGTGCTGCCGTCGGAGCGCTACAAGGAGCTGGCGGAGTTCCTCACGTTCCACTACGCGCGCCTCTGCGGGGCTCTCGAACTCGCGCTGTCTGCTCAAGCCAAGGAAGAGCTGGCCGCCGCCATGGTGCGCGTGCTGCGGGCCACCGGCCGGGCTCAG GCCCTGGTGACAGATCTGGGCACCGCAGAGCTGGCACGCAGTGGAGGCCGTGAGGCACTGCTGTTCCGGGAAAACACATTGGCCACCAAGGCCATCGATGAGTACATGAAGCTGGTGGCACAGGATTACCTCCAAGAGACGCTGG GACAGGTCGTGCGGCGTCTCTGTGCCTCCACCGAGGACTGTGAGGTGGACCCCAGTAAATGCCCAGCCTCAGATCTGCCCCAGCACCAGAGCAGACTGCGAAACAGCTGCAAGGAGGTCTTTGAGAACATCATCCACTCCTACAA CTGGTTCCCAGCAGAGCTGGGCACTGTGTTCTCAGGCTGGCGAGAAGCATGCAAAGCACGTGGCTCTGAGGCACTGGGGCCCCGACTCGTAtgtgcctctctctttctgcggcTCCTGTGTCCTGCCATTCTATCACCCAGCCTCTTCGGCTTAGCATCAGAGCACCCGGCGCCTGGCCCAGCCCGCACCCTCACACTGATCGCCAAGGTCATCCAGAACCTTGCCAACCGTGCTCC GTTTGGTGAGAAGGAAGCCTACATGAGCTTCATGAATTCCTTTCTGGAGGATCATGGACCTGCCATGCAACATTTCCTGGACCAAGTGGCCATGGTGGATGCAGACACAGCACCCAGTGGTTATCAGGGCAGCAGTGACCTGGCCCTCCAGCTGGCAGTCCTGCATGCCCAGCTCTGTACTATCTTTGCTGAACTTGACCAG GCCACCCGGGACAACCTGGAACCGCTGCCCACTATCCTGCATGCCATCGAAGAGGGCCGACCTGTACCTGTGACTGTGCCAATGTGTTTCCCAGCACCCCACACCCAGGGCCATTCCAG caTCTCTGCAGGGGAGAAGCCTGGCTTTCTGGCCCCCCGCGACCTCCCCAAGCACACCCCTCTCATCTCCAAGAGTCAGTCCCTGCGCAGCGTTCACGGCGCAGGTAGTTGGGCCCGACCGCGGCTGGAGGAGGAACAGCCCCCCCGGCTGCCTCGGCCGGTACAGCGCACGCAGAGTGTCCCGGCTGGCCGCCCCGCTCGCCGCCGCCCGTCTGCCGGACCGCGGCCGCGACCCAAAGGCTCCCTACAAGCCGGACCCGCGCCCCGCGGCCGGCCCTGGACTGGAGCCTCAGCATCGCTGCCTCGGAAGCCGTCGGTGCCCTGGCAGCGCCAGATGGACCAGCCAAGAGACAAAGACCAGGCGCTGGGCACCCACCGACCCGTGGGCAAG CTGGCGGAACTTCAGTGCGAGGTGGCTGCCCTGCGTCAGGATCTGAAGATGCTGTCCGGCCTCGTGGAGTCACTCAGCACCCACATCCGGTCCTTGAGCGAGCAGCAGGAGCAGCTTCGGACCCAGCTTCAGCTTCTAGATTCCAGACTCCGAGAAGG GACCGTGAAGTTGGATCCAGGGCGCGATCCTTCAACCAATGAGAGCCACAGGCTGAAAAGTCTG GAGTGCCGACTGGCTGAGATAGAGAGTACTCAGGCCCAGCTGAAGGATACCATCCAGAACCTGCAGCTTCTTCCCAGGACATCAGAGTCCCAGAGCCAGCCCCTGCCTCTCAAAGCTCCCTGCATCAACGGAGACACCACTTGA